The sequence GCGTTTTTTCACGGCTTTTTGCTCTATTTTGATGATTATCAGCCCTTTTCAATATTGGAAATTTTTATCCCTTTCCAATCGAAATATCAACCGATTTTTACAGGTTTGGGAATCATTTCTTTTTATTCGATGTTTTTAATATTTCTATCAACCGATTTATTGAAACAAGTCGGGAGAAATGTTTGGAAAATCATTCATCTTCTTATTTTGCCAAGTTTTATTCTTGCCAGCTTACATGGATTTTTTATCGGAAGCGATACAGATGAAACATGGAGTAAAATCGTTTATGCAAGCGCGATATTTGTTTTTTTACTATTGAATTTTTTTCGGTTTTTTGCAAAATCGAAAAAGATGTTTGAAAATTATTGAAATTGAAGGTGGGAGAGATGTATATTCTCTTGGCAGAAGATGACGTACGGCTTGGCAAAATGGTTGTCCATATGCTGAAAAAAGAGAATCATGTTGTTGATTGGGTGCAAAATGGGGAAGACGCATATTATTTCGCAAAACAAACAGACTATGATTTACTGATTCTCGATTGGATGATGCCGATTCAAGAAGGAACGGAAGTTTGCAGGACATTGCGCAATGAAGGCTTTAGCGGCGCAATTCTCATGTTGACAGCGAGAGATGCTCTCGAAGACCGCGTTACCGGCCTAGACTTAGGAGCAGATGATTATATTGTAAAACCCTTTGAGTTTTCCGAGCTTTTTGCCCGAATTCGCGCTTTATCAAGAAGAGCGACAAAACCGTTTCAAACAGAAGAGCTTTCTATCGGAAACTTGACTCTTAATTTAAACGGACATTCCATAAAAAGAGGAGAAAAAAGGATTCAATTAACGAATCGTGAATTTCAATTAATGGAGCTTTTCATGCGCAATCCAAATCAAATTTTGCCGCGTGAACTGATTATTGAACGCATTTGGGGGTTAGATGCCGATATTACAAGCAATAATATTGACTCTTTTATTCGTCTTTTACGAAAAAAACTTGGGGACGATGGCACTCTTATTCAAAATATTCGAGGGGTAGGTTATAAACTTAGCGATGAACGACAAAATGTTTAAAAAAATCCGCTTTCGGCTCACTCTTCTTTTTACAGGTTTAATTGTCATCTTTTTAATATCGTTCACTGTCTTAAGCTATAGTCTGCTGTTATCACTGATTACAAATAAACAAAAACAGCAAGTGATTGCATTAGCTGAAGCGGAATATGCCGAA comes from Anoxybacillus flavithermus and encodes:
- a CDS encoding ferric reductase-like transmembrane domain-containing protein: MGFISKSIGRYLLIAHQTAGWFAFLLAFFHGFLLYFDDYQPFSILEIFIPFQSKYQPIFTGLGIISFYSMFLIFLSTDLLKQVGRNVWKIIHLLILPSFILASLHGFFIGSDTDETWSKIVYASAIFVFLLLNFFRFFAKSKKMFENY
- a CDS encoding response regulator transcription factor, which gives rise to MYILLAEDDVRLGKMVVHMLKKENHVVDWVQNGEDAYYFAKQTDYDLLILDWMMPIQEGTEVCRTLRNEGFSGAILMLTARDALEDRVTGLDLGADDYIVKPFEFSELFARIRALSRRATKPFQTEELSIGNLTLNLNGHSIKRGEKRIQLTNREFQLMELFMRNPNQILPRELIIERIWGLDADITSNNIDSFIRLLRKKLGDDGTLIQNIRGVGYKLSDERQNV